A single genomic interval of Seriola aureovittata isolate HTS-2021-v1 ecotype China chromosome 10, ASM2101889v1, whole genome shotgun sequence harbors:
- the gins3 gene encoding DNA replication complex GINS protein PSF3 has protein sequence MDTQSYLPVQPGVGMEENFLSLDDILLSHDRLPIRTECTFPRLGFLEKSSDTQDIAEGTKMELPLWLSKGLYERKRRVVSVELPKVYRQGWRTVFNADPNVVDLHKMGPYYYSLGSQMLHFDSPENPDIAQTLLQTFIGRFRRTMDSSQNAYNEDTSALVERLDCLEKGLFRSGQSGLNGFQSWEKGQATQLTASSLVLNYRKRKITDVPP, from the exons ATGGATACACAGTCGTATCTTCCCGTACAGCCTGGGGTTGGGATGGAGGAGAATTTCCTGTCTCTCGACGATATTTTGCTCTCTCATGACAGACTTCCCATCCGGACAGAATGCACTTTCCCACGTCTTGGATTCCTGGAGAAGTCTAGTGACACTCAGGACATAGCGGAG GGTACAAAGATGGAGCTTCCTCTGTGGTTGTCCAAGGGTCTGtatgagagaaagaggagggtgGTGTCAGTGGAGCTTCCTAAAGTGTACAGACAGGGCTGGAGGACCGTGTTCAACGCTGACCCAAACGTGGTGGATCTGCATAAGATGGGGCCCTACTACTACAGCCTGGGATCCCAGATGCTACACTTTGATAGCCCAGAGAATCCAGATATTGCACAGACACTGCTGCAG ACATTCATTGGCCGGTTCAGACGGACAATGGACTCTTCCCAGAATGCCTACAATGAGGACACATCTGCACTGGTGGAGCGTCTGGACTGTCTGGAGAAAGGTCTGTTCAGGTCCGGACAAAGTGGACTCAATGGTTTCCAGAGCTGGGAGAAGGGTCAGGCCACACAGCTCACTGCCTCCAGTCTGGTTCTCAACTACCGCAAGAGGAAGATCACAGATGTACCGCCCTGA